A genomic window from Natronorubrum aibiense includes:
- a CDS encoding RidA family protein produces MRQSNIERNQLTSRASATGRKQRDGPDYVGGYGQKTGSSDLLFLEGHLPTVDGTVDDRQSAPEQLERCLENLRETLEGYDRTLDDVLKVTVYLTDLQQYEAINDVYRDAFDEQVPARSVVGVSELLGGADVQLDAVVAVE; encoded by the coding sequence ATGAGGCAATCGAACATCGAACGAAATCAATTGACGTCTCGTGCAAGTGCTACAGGTCGCAAACAGCGTGACGGGCCCGATTACGTCGGCGGTTACGGACAGAAAACCGGCAGCTCGGATCTGCTGTTCCTGGAAGGACATCTTCCAACAGTGGACGGTACCGTCGACGACAGGCAATCTGCGCCGGAACAACTCGAGCGGTGTCTCGAAAACCTGCGCGAGACGCTCGAGGGGTACGACCGAACCCTCGATGACGTCCTCAAAGTGACGGTGTATCTCACCGACTTACAACAGTACGAGGCCATAAACGACGTCTATCGAGACGCATTCGACGAACAGGTGCCGGCGCGGTCAGTTGTCGGCGTCTCGGAGCTGCTCGGCGGTGCCGACGTCCAACTCGATGCGGTTGTGGCGGTCGAGTAG
- the arsB gene encoding ACR3 family arsenite efflux transporter, whose amino-acid sequence MSSADTHEHGPNCGCESCGDPRSMDFLDKYLTIWIFGAMAIGVGLGFVAPSVTGPIQDLHLVEIGLVLMMYPPLAKADYSQLRTVFSNWRVLGLSLVQNWLIGPTLMFGLAVIFFSGLVPGLPARPEYFLGLVFIGMARCVAMVLVWNELAEGSTEYVTGLVAFNSLFQIVTYGVYVWFFGLFLPPLLGMETLVAGIETFDVTPTQVLEAIVIFLGIPFAGGFLTRYVGTRTNGEEWYDEEFVPKIDPLTLVALLFTVIVMFATQGENIVGAPGDVLLIAVPLTIYFVVMFLVSFGMGKGIGADYSTTTAIGFTAASNNFELAIAVAVAVFGVGSGVAFTTVVGPLIEVPVLLALVNVALYFQRTFDWSGATTGGLGPSASELTPEDD is encoded by the coding sequence ATGAGTAGCGCCGACACGCACGAACACGGGCCGAATTGTGGCTGTGAGAGCTGTGGTGACCCGCGGTCGATGGATTTCCTCGATAAGTATCTCACCATCTGGATCTTCGGTGCGATGGCGATCGGCGTCGGACTCGGGTTCGTCGCGCCGTCGGTCACCGGACCGATCCAGGACCTTCACCTCGTTGAGATCGGACTCGTCCTGATGATGTATCCGCCGCTGGCGAAGGCGGACTACTCACAGCTCCGGACGGTCTTCAGTAACTGGCGCGTGCTCGGGCTGAGCCTCGTCCAGAACTGGCTCATCGGCCCGACGCTCATGTTCGGGCTCGCGGTGATCTTCTTTAGCGGGTTGGTTCCCGGCCTGCCGGCGCGTCCCGAGTACTTCCTCGGCCTCGTGTTCATCGGCATGGCACGGTGTGTCGCGATGGTCCTCGTCTGGAACGAGTTGGCCGAGGGGTCGACCGAATACGTTACCGGGCTGGTCGCGTTCAACAGCCTCTTTCAGATCGTCACCTACGGCGTGTACGTCTGGTTTTTCGGCCTGTTCTTACCGCCGCTGCTCGGGATGGAGACACTTGTCGCTGGCATCGAAACGTTCGACGTGACGCCGACGCAGGTTCTCGAGGCGATCGTCATCTTCCTCGGCATTCCCTTCGCCGGCGGCTTCCTCACCCGGTACGTCGGCACGCGAACGAACGGCGAGGAGTGGTACGACGAGGAGTTCGTCCCGAAAATCGATCCGCTTACGCTGGTTGCGCTCCTGTTTACCGTCATCGTGATGTTCGCGACACAGGGTGAGAACATCGTCGGGGCACCTGGCGACGTGTTGCTCATCGCCGTCCCGCTGACGATCTACTTCGTCGTGATGTTCCTCGTGAGCTTCGGGATGGGGAAAGGGATCGGCGCGGACTACTCGACGACGACGGCGATCGGTTTCACCGCCGCCTCGAACAACTTCGAACTCGCGATCGCCGTCGCCGTCGCGGTGTTCGGCGTTGGCTCTGGTGTCGCTTTCACGACGGTTGTCGGCCCGCTAATCGAGGTGCCCGTCCTGCTTGCACTGGTCAACGTTGCCCTGTACTTCCAGCGGACGTTCGACTGGAGTGGTGCCACGACCGGCGGTCTTGGACCGTCCGCTTCGGAACTGACCCCAGAAGACGACTGA
- a CDS encoding DUF4870 domain-containing protein: MSHENHHTVDEPEPETDAEPSAETSHEPGTGLESNVAAAVSYVLGPVTGILLYVLEPEDEFVRLHAAQSTIVFGGLFVLSVGLSVAATILALVPVVGWLAGLALGAIGLLLVPVAVLAWLGLMYKAYTGEEYTVPLVGGYARRYASTA, from the coding sequence ATGTCTCACGAAAACCACCACACGGTCGACGAGCCCGAACCAGAGACCGACGCCGAACCCAGCGCAGAGACCAGTCACGAACCCGGAACCGGCCTCGAGTCGAACGTCGCAGCGGCAGTGAGTTACGTCCTCGGACCGGTGACCGGAATCTTGCTGTACGTCCTCGAGCCGGAAGACGAGTTCGTCCGGTTGCATGCGGCCCAGAGCACCATCGTCTTCGGCGGGCTGTTCGTCCTCTCGGTCGGATTATCGGTCGCTGCGACCATACTCGCGTTGGTTCCGGTCGTCGGCTGGCTTGCCGGGCTCGCACTCGGTGCCATAGGCCTGCTTCTCGTTCCGGTCGCGGTGCTCGCATGGCTCGGCCTCATGTACAAGGCGTACACCGGCGAGGAGTACACGGTTCCGCTCGTTGGGGGCTACGCTCGCCGATACGCGTCGACGGCCTAA
- a CDS encoding vWA domain-containing protein, with protein MTDENSIELSRRRILGGLGAIGLASAGAGLGTTAYFSDRETFVGNTLTAGEFDLKMDYRMTYRGGHGRLEELQQHYPDATFADEEMNPTDEDTGIYLLDQVPGRDAYPDADDWVRGANGIFDPESEEGEGFRREELVDAGDLEAALIRIGDVKPGDYGEVTFSTHLYDNPGYMWMGGTLTVNAQNGYTGPEIGALEEMGLPTDDPDGDGQLADAIKAKIWYDDNCDNIHQSEGGGEEGEGVDVMLSIDTSGSMGSGSGSRMENAKAAALTFVDNLGSNDRIGLVTFDSSGSLVQPLTGDHSLVESQLQPGSAGITAGGSTMMDVGVDLAADELQANDRGADQVIILLGDGQPNRSARSGSDHVQNAIDAAQDAKDDAITVFTIGLGVPNGSTAQNTLIAMASESNGTTLYYDTPTGAELDDIYAQIASVVLSGEAVIAEGTLREVMEALEEGIPLDANLQEGERACYSTAVTRCFGFEWELPTDVGNEVQTDSVEFAIGFAAEQCRHNDGEQNPFASA; from the coding sequence ATGACAGATGAGAACAGTATAGAACTGTCCCGCCGACGCATTCTCGGCGGGCTCGGTGCGATCGGTCTCGCGAGTGCGGGTGCAGGACTGGGAACGACGGCGTACTTCAGCGACCGCGAGACGTTCGTGGGGAACACGCTCACAGCGGGTGAGTTCGACCTCAAGATGGACTACCGGATGACCTACCGCGGCGGTCACGGCCGCCTCGAGGAACTCCAGCAGCACTACCCCGACGCCACGTTCGCGGACGAGGAGATGAACCCAACGGACGAGGACACTGGGATCTACCTGCTCGATCAGGTGCCCGGGCGCGACGCCTACCCCGATGCGGACGACTGGGTCCGCGGCGCGAACGGCATCTTCGACCCCGAATCCGAAGAGGGTGAGGGTTTCCGACGCGAAGAACTGGTCGACGCTGGCGACCTCGAGGCGGCGCTGATCCGCATCGGCGACGTCAAACCCGGCGACTACGGCGAAGTGACGTTTAGCACGCACCTCTACGACAACCCCGGCTACATGTGGATGGGCGGCACGCTCACCGTGAACGCCCAGAACGGCTACACCGGCCCGGAGATCGGCGCGCTCGAGGAGATGGGCCTTCCCACCGACGACCCGGATGGGGACGGCCAACTCGCCGACGCGATCAAGGCGAAGATCTGGTACGACGACAACTGTGATAACATCCATCAATCGGAGGGTGGTGGCGAGGAGGGCGAGGGTGTCGACGTGATGCTCTCGATCGACACTTCGGGCTCGATGGGCAGCGGGAGCGGCAGTCGAATGGAGAACGCGAAGGCGGCTGCGCTGACGTTCGTCGACAACCTCGGCTCGAACGACCGCATCGGCCTCGTGACGTTCGACTCGAGCGGGTCGCTGGTCCAACCGCTGACGGGCGACCACTCGCTGGTCGAATCACAACTTCAACCGGGCTCTGCGGGGATCACCGCGGGCGGGTCGACGATGATGGACGTCGGCGTCGACCTCGCGGCCGACGAACTGCAGGCCAACGATCGCGGGGCCGATCAGGTCATCATCCTACTCGGCGACGGCCAGCCGAACCGGTCGGCTCGGTCCGGAAGCGATCACGTCCAGAACGCGATCGACGCTGCCCAGGACGCCAAAGACGACGCCATTACGGTGTTTACGATCGGGCTGGGCGTCCCCAACGGAAGCACCGCACAGAACACACTCATCGCGATGGCCAGCGAGAGCAACGGCACGACACTGTACTACGACACGCCCACAGGTGCCGAACTCGACGACATCTACGCACAGATCGCCTCGGTCGTCCTCAGCGGCGAAGCGGTCATCGCCGAGGGCACGCTCCGGGAAGTGATGGAAGCGCTCGAGGAGGGCATCCCGCTCGACGCGAACCTCCAAGAGGGAGAGCGGGCGTGCTACAGCACTGCCGTCACGCGCTGTTTTGGCTTCGAATGGGAGTTGCCCACCGACGTCGGCAACGAGGTCCAGACCGACTCCGTCGAGTTTGCAATCGGCTTCGCAGCCGAACAGTGCCGACACAACGACGGCGAGCAGAACCCGTTCGCATCCGCGTGA
- a CDS encoding creatininase family protein yields MPHSSRLDELRHPEVEAYLDGTETPTALIPVGTTEQHGEHLAMGTDAFIPTEICERIAEDVDALVGPPINYGASDMHAGYDGISYLNYRTLATVVRDIAYSLAESGFTDVVFISGHLTNDWAAKVGANQASHDLPEEHYVYAFPYWDALSGEDMEDYLSFDAGWHANIGETAAVMAIDEGLIDLESTSFDEPDLPEDIENPAALLDHLLIGKGAYYRVSETGTWGDPSEATAELGEEYFDTITHAVAELINTFQEVRDEIYQRKRPDRAQEQW; encoded by the coding sequence ATGCCCCACTCGAGTAGGCTTGACGAACTACGACATCCGGAGGTCGAAGCGTATCTCGACGGTACAGAGACACCGACTGCGTTGATCCCAGTCGGGACGACAGAACAACACGGCGAACATCTCGCCATGGGAACCGACGCGTTCATTCCGACTGAGATCTGCGAGCGAATCGCCGAGGACGTCGATGCACTCGTTGGTCCGCCGATAAACTACGGTGCATCGGATATGCACGCCGGGTACGATGGAATCTCGTATCTCAATTACCGGACGTTAGCGACGGTAGTACGCGATATCGCGTACTCGCTGGCCGAGAGCGGGTTTACCGACGTCGTGTTCATTTCGGGCCATCTCACGAACGACTGGGCGGCGAAAGTCGGTGCCAACCAGGCTTCACACGATCTACCCGAAGAGCATTACGTGTACGCATTTCCCTACTGGGACGCGCTGAGTGGAGAGGATATGGAAGACTACCTCTCTTTCGATGCTGGATGGCACGCGAATATCGGCGAGACAGCCGCTGTAATGGCTATCGACGAGGGCCTTATCGACCTCGAGAGCACGTCCTTCGATGAACCCGACCTGCCGGAGGACATCGAGAATCCCGCAGCATTGTTAGATCACCTCCTGATTGGCAAAGGTGCATACTACCGGGTCAGCGAAACCGGTACGTGGGGTGATCCAAGCGAGGCGACCGCCGAACTCGGCGAGGAGTACTTTGACACGATCACGCACGCCGTTGCCGAACTTATCAATACCTTCCAAGAGGTTCGAGACGAAATCTACCAGCGAAAGCGCCCGGATCGTGCACAAGAGCAGTGGTAG
- a CDS encoding OsmC family protein has protein sequence MSEADHVERFAVSAESKSETKTVVEARDFEFVVDEPAALGGTNSGPNPVEYLIGAWAGCLNVVVHTVSEERGIDLDSVEIEIQGDLDPRKFLGAAEDVRAGYQELQVKIEVESDADEDTLDALSAAVEERCPVGDNIGNPTPTNVTIESLDA, from the coding sequence ATGAGCGAGGCAGATCACGTCGAACGGTTCGCAGTGTCGGCTGAAAGTAAGAGCGAGACGAAGACGGTCGTTGAGGCGCGTGATTTCGAATTCGTCGTTGATGAGCCCGCAGCGCTGGGCGGCACGAACAGTGGCCCAAACCCCGTTGAGTACCTCATCGGCGCGTGGGCCGGGTGTCTCAATGTCGTCGTGCATACCGTCAGCGAAGAGCGTGGGATCGATCTCGACAGCGTCGAGATCGAGATCCAGGGTGATCTCGATCCACGAAAGTTCCTCGGCGCCGCTGAAGACGTTCGAGCGGGATATCAAGAGCTTCAGGTGAAAATCGAAGTCGAGTCTGACGCCGACGAAGACACTCTGGATGCGTTGAGCGCAGCAGTCGAAGAGCGCTGCCCCGTCGGCGACAACATCGGAAACCCGACGCCGACGAACGTGACCATCGAATCGCTTGATGCTTGA
- a CDS encoding RNA-guided endonuclease InsQ/TnpB family protein, translating into MLEVHRTHRAKILNHPQAEDSLDRHGWSASKLWNVANYHSREVWEETGEIPDHSDLKDELKTHTKYKGLHSQSSQRVLEELAEAFNSWYGKRKSDTRANPPGYRKRNYYDDHGNRVHEEHPRSTVTWKQNGIRHDTKNNRVRLSKGANHKEHPKAWEYILVEYETRPGVEVENLQQVRAVYDRANERWELHLVCKDEIETPTAPGTETAGVDLGICNFAAVAYSTEEADLYPGNRLKQDGYYFAKEISKCDDSGGETATRLHHKWSERRTHFFHSLAKHIVERCVEKRVGRINVGRLAGVREDENGESKNWGRHGNLDLHGWAFDRFTSILTYKAKGEGIEVVEVSERDTSKTCCVCGREDDNQRVERGLYVCEECDAAFNADVNGAENIRLELNRSNSESSGQVSGDRSTGWLAQPGVYLHDLSRGFQPRREVVDCKP; encoded by the coding sequence ATGCTGGAAGTCCACCGCACTCATCGGGCGAAAATCCTCAACCACCCACAGGCAGAGGATTCGCTTGACCGGCACGGGTGGAGTGCTAGTAAACTCTGGAACGTCGCTAACTACCACTCCCGAGAAGTGTGGGAGGAGACGGGCGAGATTCCTGACCACAGCGACCTCAAAGACGAGTTGAAGACTCACACCAAATACAAGGGGCTTCACTCACAGTCCAGTCAGCGCGTTCTGGAGGAACTCGCTGAAGCCTTCAACTCGTGGTACGGCAAGAGGAAGTCCGATACTCGAGCGAATCCGCCCGGCTACCGCAAACGCAACTACTACGACGACCACGGCAATCGCGTCCACGAAGAACACCCGCGTAGCACGGTGACGTGGAAGCAAAACGGCATCCGCCACGACACCAAAAACAACCGCGTCCGACTCTCGAAAGGCGCAAATCACAAGGAACACCCCAAAGCGTGGGAATACATTCTGGTCGAATACGAAACCCGTCCCGGCGTAGAGGTTGAGAACCTGCAACAAGTCAGGGCCGTCTACGACAGAGCGAACGAGCGATGGGAACTGCACCTCGTCTGCAAAGACGAGATTGAGACGCCCACCGCACCCGGTACTGAGACGGCAGGTGTCGACCTCGGCATCTGTAACTTCGCCGCCGTTGCGTACAGCACGGAAGAAGCCGACCTATACCCGGGAAATCGTCTGAAACAGGACGGCTACTACTTCGCGAAAGAAATCTCGAAGTGTGACGATTCAGGTGGCGAAACAGCAACCCGACTTCACCACAAGTGGTCGGAACGCCGTACCCACTTCTTTCACTCCTTAGCGAAGCACATCGTTGAGCGATGTGTTGAGAAGAGGGTTGGTCGCATCAACGTCGGCAGACTAGCTGGTGTTCGAGAGGACGAGAACGGCGAGTCGAAGAACTGGGGCCGCCACGGCAACCTCGACCTGCACGGGTGGGCATTCGACCGCTTCACCAGCATCCTCACCTACAAGGCGAAGGGTGAGGGTATCGAAGTCGTAGAAGTTTCAGAGCGCGACACGAGTAAGACGTGTTGTGTCTGTGGGAGGGAAGACGACAATCAGCGTGTTGAACGTGGCTTGTACGTGTGTGAAGAGTGTGATGCAGCGTTCAACGCTGACGTGAACGGGGCGGAGAACATCCGTCTCGAGTTGAACCGAAGTAACTCCGAGTCTTCCGGGCAGGTGTCTGGGGATAGGAGTACCGGCTGGTTGGCACAGCCCGGAGTCTACCTTCACGACCTCTCCCGCGGATTCCAACCTCGGAGAGAGGTGGTAGACTGCAAACCATAA
- a CDS encoding TetR/AcrR family transcriptional regulator, translating into MADPRNETVSDPNEEIMRATYRALREYGYADLTIKRIADEYGKSTAAIHYHYDTKEDLLAAFLDFILDRFKDAVHEVETTDPEQRLELLLDKLLVDPEDHHDLLVAVLEMRSQAPYKERFSERFRQNDEYVRYLLRTVIDHGIEDGVFNDVDTEHVARALMTIVDGARTRAVVLDEDCALATARRTAEEYVTARVVADD; encoded by the coding sequence ATGGCTGATCCGCGGAACGAGACGGTGTCTGATCCGAACGAGGAGATCATGCGTGCAACGTATCGCGCGCTTCGCGAGTACGGATACGCCGATCTCACGATCAAACGGATCGCCGACGAGTACGGAAAATCGACCGCTGCGATCCACTATCATTACGATACGAAAGAGGATCTACTCGCAGCGTTTCTCGACTTCATCCTCGATCGATTCAAGGACGCTGTCCACGAAGTCGAGACGACCGATCCCGAGCAGCGACTCGAGTTACTCCTCGATAAACTCCTCGTCGACCCCGAAGATCATCACGATCTGCTCGTCGCCGTGTTAGAAATGCGAAGCCAAGCACCGTACAAAGAACGGTTCAGTGAGCGGTTTCGCCAGAACGACGAGTACGTCAGATACCTGCTTCGGACGGTGATCGATCACGGAATCGAAGACGGCGTGTTCAACGACGTCGATACGGAGCACGTGGCCCGCGCACTCATGACGATCGTCGACGGTGCCCGTACTCGAGCCGTCGTGCTCGACGAAGACTGTGCACTCGCGACGGCACGACGGACCGCTGAGGAATACGTGACTGCGCGCGTAGTCGCCGACGATTAG
- a CDS encoding DUF7344 domain-containing protein, which yields MYYCSAITMFRTTVLSEGDIYEVLSNSRRREALRHLTDVRGCTVTIGELAATIAATEAGQSPAPRPARESVRSSLHQTHLPKLDELGIVSYDRTTGTVSLCDPARDVDRYMEILAPYGLTWSELYRTFGIGSLLVVLAALLEVPLVGAVDPLLWASGSLAAFAVAIAAQFWSNRWAVLRTLWS from the coding sequence ATGTATTACTGTTCAGCGATCACGATGTTTCGAACGACCGTCCTCTCTGAGGGAGATATCTACGAGGTGCTCTCGAACAGTCGCCGCCGCGAAGCGCTCCGGCACCTGACCGACGTCCGTGGCTGTACGGTGACGATCGGGGAGCTCGCGGCGACAATTGCAGCGACCGAGGCCGGTCAGTCGCCAGCCCCAAGGCCAGCCCGCGAGAGCGTTCGTAGCTCGCTCCACCAGACGCACCTCCCGAAACTCGACGAACTCGGCATCGTCAGCTACGATCGAACGACCGGCACCGTCTCACTGTGTGATCCCGCGCGGGACGTGGATCGATACATGGAGATCCTCGCTCCCTACGGGCTCACTTGGAGCGAGCTGTATCGAACCTTCGGCATCGGCTCGTTGTTGGTCGTTCTCGCGGCGCTGCTCGAGGTACCCCTCGTTGGCGCGGTCGATCCGCTGTTGTGGGCCAGTGGCTCGCTCGCAGCGTTTGCGGTGGCGATCGCCGCTCAGTTCTGGTCGAATCGCTGGGCCGTGCTTCGAACGTTGTGGAGCTGA
- a CDS encoding DUF7344 domain-containing protein: MGGSSSRGTERRVSETDQSVGGSDGEAQLSRDTVFKTLSNRRRRLTLQYLSEHGTNDAPVRLRDLAEWIAAAENDVPVESVTYKQRKRVYTSLYQSHLPALHRDGIVQYDRARGTISMTPATGTFDTYLGFTSQTGSAWSLYWLGLGVALLLVALLSWFNVVSFPISSPLLTLVVSLVVLASAVIFAHTGARSD, encoded by the coding sequence ATGGGGGGAAGTTCGTCGCGGGGGACGGAGCGGAGAGTCTCTGAAACGGATCAATCGGTCGGTGGTTCTGATGGGGAAGCACAACTATCGAGAGACACGGTATTCAAAACACTCTCCAATCGTCGTCGTCGGCTCACACTTCAGTACCTTTCCGAACACGGCACGAACGACGCGCCAGTTCGGCTTCGTGACCTCGCCGAATGGATCGCAGCCGCAGAGAACGACGTTCCCGTCGAGTCAGTCACGTACAAACAACGCAAACGGGTCTACACGTCTTTGTACCAGTCTCACTTGCCGGCGCTTCATCGAGATGGAATCGTCCAGTACGATCGTGCCCGCGGAACCATTTCGATGACACCGGCTACCGGCACGTTCGATACGTATCTCGGATTCACTTCACAGACCGGTTCCGCCTGGTCGCTGTACTGGCTCGGACTCGGTGTCGCGTTGCTACTTGTTGCGCTTCTCTCCTGGTTTAATGTCGTCTCGTTCCCAATCTCCAGTCCGCTTCTCACGTTGGTGGTGTCGCTGGTGGTGCTCGCGTCCGCTGTTATATTTGCGCACACTGGCGCTCGCAGCGACTAA
- a CDS encoding zinc ribbon domain-containing protein — protein MGQSISQKRPWLAALLAALVTGLGHAYLRRWRRAFGWLAVAFLTTALFVDPTVVDTVATGGGGLDELVATGPMLLVVGLSIVDAYLLARAQTVVSSVPNAASEESHTCPHCGNELDDDLEFCHWCTESLEGRNGDHREEPATDDRD, from the coding sequence ATGGGCCAGTCGATATCGCAGAAGCGACCGTGGCTTGCAGCACTACTCGCGGCACTCGTTACCGGGCTCGGCCATGCGTATCTCCGTCGGTGGCGTCGCGCATTCGGATGGCTCGCTGTCGCATTTCTCACGACAGCGCTGTTCGTCGATCCGACTGTCGTCGACACGGTGGCGACCGGGGGCGGCGGCCTCGATGAGTTGGTTGCGACCGGTCCGATGCTGCTCGTCGTCGGTCTCAGTATCGTGGACGCGTATCTCCTCGCTCGTGCCCAGACCGTCGTCTCGAGTGTCCCAAACGCCGCGTCGGAGGAATCACACACCTGCCCCCACTGTGGCAACGAACTCGACGACGACCTCGAGTTCTGTCACTGGTGTACGGAATCGCTCGAGGGTCGTAACGGAGATCACCGCGAGGAACCAGCGACGGACGACCGCGACTAA
- a CDS encoding GtrA family protein gives MVRSFLRNLYSGPIAPQLRRFVIVGIVAAGVQMVLLWAFVDRAGLYYLLGALIAIELTIILSYVLNNAWTFRASQNTGRIEYFVGLLKTNVVRGTAIPIQLGILFLFVEWLRTPYLLANGIAIALSGIYRYVLDKRWTWG, from the coding sequence ATGGTCCGTTCGTTCCTCCGCAATCTCTACAGCGGTCCGATCGCGCCACAGTTGCGACGATTCGTCATCGTTGGGATCGTTGCCGCTGGCGTTCAGATGGTGTTGCTCTGGGCGTTCGTCGACAGGGCAGGGCTCTATTATCTCCTCGGGGCACTGATCGCCATCGAACTCACCATCATTCTCTCGTACGTGCTCAACAACGCGTGGACCTTTCGAGCGTCACAGAACACGGGGCGAATCGAGTATTTCGTCGGCTTACTCAAAACGAACGTCGTTCGCGGGACGGCGATCCCGATTCAGCTTGGGATCCTCTTTCTGTTCGTCGAGTGGCTCCGGACGCCGTATCTGCTGGCCAACGGGATCGCCATCGCGCTCAGTGGTATCTATCGGTACGTCCTCGACAAACGGTGGACGTGGGGCTGA
- a CDS encoding sulfatase, whose product MGTDRSVSNVVLVTIDSLRADAISPYNDDRHTPVLRSIADRGTVFERAFATGNWTPFSFPSMLASRPVFADSEEIGVEHSPTLASILSDAGLSTGGFNAANGFLTSHWGYDDGFDEFDSFVANVGSSVYSRYLATHPTVEAWLQLAASPIRRAGSWLRGNTEDRPFLDTSRLFDVEHAASSFVEETDEPFFLWVHYMDVHTPYVPAPRYIREVSDGLVGTHRMLLAHTRTGLGLDVSERTLQDLRTLYQAAVRQVDASIGRLLETLSETGVDDDTAVIVAGDHGEEFQEHGHLAHYPKLYDELIRVPLLIDVPGCENRRVERQVGLDAIPPTATDLLGVQPPDAWSGQSLASSVRGDEPPIDEPVVSVTVRDEDVTAQPIPRSLEDGELLISVRDQDWVYIENVDTNDRELYHRPADPTQQTNLATDPTPDQQERIEAFTAITADHASVLRETAATSDGDDKDGEIDDDLEARLTALGYR is encoded by the coding sequence ATGGGAACAGATCGATCCGTTTCGAACGTCGTTCTCGTCACGATCGATTCGCTTCGGGCGGACGCAATCAGCCCGTACAACGACGACCGACACACACCCGTGTTGCGTTCGATCGCGGACCGTGGGACCGTCTTCGAACGGGCCTTTGCGACCGGAAACTGGACGCCGTTTTCGTTCCCGTCGATGCTGGCCTCACGACCGGTGTTTGCCGATTCGGAGGAGATCGGTGTCGAGCATTCGCCGACGCTTGCTAGTATCCTGTCGGATGCGGGACTCTCGACTGGTGGGTTCAACGCTGCAAACGGATTTCTAACGTCACACTGGGGCTACGACGACGGGTTTGACGAATTCGACTCGTTCGTTGCGAACGTTGGCTCCAGCGTGTACAGTCGCTATCTCGCCACTCACCCGACTGTCGAGGCGTGGTTGCAACTGGCCGCATCCCCGATCCGCCGCGCCGGATCGTGGCTTCGAGGCAACACTGAGGACCGACCGTTTCTGGACACGTCACGGCTGTTCGACGTCGAACACGCGGCGAGTTCGTTTGTCGAAGAGACGGACGAACCGTTTTTCCTCTGGGTTCATTACATGGACGTCCACACGCCCTACGTTCCCGCGCCTCGCTACATCCGGGAAGTGTCGGACGGACTGGTTGGTACCCACCGGATGTTGCTCGCCCACACCCGGACGGGACTCGGCTTGGACGTCAGCGAACGCACACTTCAGGACCTCCGAACGCTCTATCAAGCAGCGGTTCGACAGGTCGACGCAAGCATCGGTCGCCTCCTCGAGACGCTCTCCGAAACCGGCGTCGATGACGACACCGCCGTTATTGTAGCCGGCGACCACGGCGAAGAGTTCCAAGAGCACGGACATCTCGCACACTATCCGAAATTGTACGACGAACTGATTCGCGTCCCGCTTCTCATCGATGTGCCCGGCTGTGAGAACCGGCGCGTGGAACGGCAGGTCGGGCTCGACGCGATTCCGCCGACGGCGACGGACCTGCTCGGCGTACAGCCACCGGACGCCTGGTCCGGGCAGTCACTCGCCTCGAGCGTTCGTGGTGACGAGCCACCGATCGACGAACCAGTCGTCTCGGTCACTGTTCGGGACGAGGACGTGACCGCACAGCCGATCCCGCGGTCGCTCGAGGATGGCGAGTTGCTCATTAGCGTTCGCGATCAGGACTGGGTCTACATCGAGAACGTCGACACGAACGACCGTGAACTGTACCATCGACCCGCCGATCCGACCCAGCAAACGAACCTTGCGACCGATCCGACCCCAGACCAACAAGAGCGAATCGAAGCGTTCACGGCGATCACTGCAGACCATGCGAGCGTGCTACGGGAGACAGCTGCAACAAGCGATGGCGACGACAAAGACGGGGAAATCGACGACGATCTCGAGGCACGATTGACAGCACTCGGCTATCGATAG